A DNA window from Rhizobium jaguaris contains the following coding sequences:
- a CDS encoding DeoR/GlpR family DNA-binding transcription regulator — protein sequence MSDIVQAPLHSNHREREILEELRLAGGASRIQFLAERLAVSEETIRRNIRSLEANGLVTKVHGGVHIKDSIIEQPLHFRMNENAEAKRMIAARVAAMIQNGDTLFLDIGSTTAFIAVALQKHQNLFIVTNAVSVAHALATRNGNRVFFAGGELRGHDGGAFGMEATNFLRRFNVRHAILSVGAVNAVSGFMLHDLEEAEYSREAARRAENRIIVADSAKFGRSAPIIIDDPAIYDMMVTDDVPPPDIRAMLDRNEIDLVVASQRRMEQR from the coding sequence ATGTCGGACATCGTCCAGGCGCCGCTTCATTCGAACCATCGGGAACGCGAGATCCTGGAGGAGCTTCGGCTCGCGGGCGGCGCGAGCCGTATTCAGTTTCTGGCGGAACGGCTGGCCGTTTCGGAAGAGACCATCCGCCGCAATATCCGCAGCCTGGAGGCCAACGGTCTCGTCACCAAGGTGCATGGCGGCGTCCATATCAAGGACTCGATCATCGAGCAGCCTCTGCATTTCCGAATGAACGAAAACGCGGAGGCCAAGCGCATGATCGCCGCCCGCGTCGCGGCAATGATCCAGAATGGCGACACGCTCTTCCTCGACATCGGCTCGACGACAGCTTTCATTGCCGTAGCGCTGCAGAAACATCAGAACCTGTTCATCGTCACCAACGCCGTCTCGGTGGCACACGCGCTGGCGACCCGCAACGGCAACCGCGTCTTCTTCGCCGGCGGCGAACTGCGCGGCCACGACGGTGGCGCCTTCGGCATGGAAGCGACCAACTTCCTGCGCCGCTTCAATGTTCGCCATGCGATATTGTCCGTCGGCGCCGTCAATGCCGTTTCCGGCTTCATGCTGCACGATCTGGAGGAGGCGGAATATTCCCGCGAAGCCGCGCGGCGCGCTGAAAACCGCATCATCGTCGCCGACAGCGCCAAATTCGGCCGCAGCGCTCCGATCATCATCGATGATCCCGCCATCTACGACATGATGGTCACCGACGACGTGCCGCCTCCGGATATCCGTGCCATGCTGGACCGCAACGAGATCGATCTCGTCGTCGCCAGCCAGCGCCGGATGGAGCAGCGCTAA
- a CDS encoding LysR substrate-binding domain-containing protein, with product MTFEQLAIFVAVAEREHLTHAAEAIHLTPSAVSAAIKNLEAYYGVELFHRVGRRIELTETGRTFLGEAKATLARVRSAELMLSELGGLQRGRLSLRASQTIASYWLPPVLMRFHRDYPGIDLDLTIGNTRTVTEAVIEGTAELGFVEGEVDAPVLSMKVVAQDALVVVVPPDHPWADGRRLTVADLANGTSWVMREEGSGTRSEFENAIIKLGTSPHDLGVALVLPSNEAVLSAVCQGQSAAAISSAAAMAYLQQGLLVRAAFDLPVRSFRLLRHKERHASKAALTLESMCRD from the coding sequence ATGACCTTCGAGCAACTCGCAATTTTTGTCGCCGTCGCCGAGCGGGAACATCTGACCCATGCGGCAGAGGCCATCCATTTGACACCGTCGGCGGTCAGCGCCGCCATCAAGAACCTCGAAGCCTATTACGGCGTCGAGCTGTTTCATCGCGTCGGCCGGCGGATCGAGCTGACGGAAACCGGGCGCACCTTTCTCGGGGAGGCCAAGGCGACGCTTGCCCGCGTGCGTTCGGCAGAGCTCATGCTTTCCGAACTCGGCGGGTTGCAGCGCGGCCGGCTCAGCCTGCGCGCCAGCCAGACCATAGCGAGCTATTGGCTGCCGCCCGTGCTGATGCGCTTTCATCGCGACTATCCCGGCATCGACCTCGATCTGACGATCGGCAATACGCGTACGGTCACCGAGGCGGTGATCGAAGGCACTGCTGAACTGGGTTTCGTCGAAGGGGAGGTGGATGCGCCGGTTCTGTCGATGAAAGTCGTTGCGCAGGATGCGCTTGTCGTCGTCGTGCCGCCGGATCATCCCTGGGCGGACGGGCGGCGGCTGACCGTTGCCGATCTTGCCAACGGTACGTCCTGGGTCATGCGCGAGGAAGGTTCGGGCACGCGGTCCGAATTCGAAAATGCCATCATCAAGCTCGGCACCTCGCCGCATGATCTCGGCGTGGCATTGGTACTGCCATCAAACGAGGCCGTACTGTCGGCGGTCTGCCAAGGACAGAGCGCGGCGGCGATCTCCAGCGCGGCGGCTATGGCCTATCTGCAGCAAGGATTGCTGGTTCGGGCAGCCTTCGATCTGCCCGTCCGCAGCTTCCGTCTGCTGCGCCACAAAGAGCGTCATGCCAGCAAGGCGGCGTTGACGCTGGAATCCATGTGCAGGGATTAG
- a CDS encoding YeiH family protein has translation MPLFHRANIILPGLALTSAVALLAYAAERVEIGILGGKWIESLVLAIALGIVVCTIMPLKPTLRAGIDFSAKILLEIAIVLLGASISLSAISGAGVWLIAGIAIVVVLSIAATYVVGRLLGLPPKLATLIACGNSICGNSAIVAVAPVIEAGSEEIAAALAFTAVLGIAAVFLLPLLYFHAGMSVPQYGVLAGLTVYAVPQVLAATAPVSTLAVQTGTLVKLVRVLMLGPVIFLLGVITKTETAGIDSRTGRHHSLVPWFICGFLGLMALRSFGLIPDALVAPMALVSNILTVIAMAALGLSVNIRSVAHAGGRVITAATLSLLTLGVISYGLIAVLQIR, from the coding sequence ATGCCCCTTTTTCATCGAGCCAATATTATCCTCCCCGGCCTTGCCCTGACGAGTGCGGTGGCCCTTCTCGCCTATGCCGCCGAGCGCGTCGAGATTGGTATTCTCGGCGGCAAGTGGATCGAGAGCCTGGTGCTCGCCATTGCGCTTGGCATTGTCGTCTGCACCATAATGCCGCTTAAGCCCACCTTGCGCGCTGGCATCGATTTCAGCGCCAAGATCCTGCTTGAAATTGCCATCGTCCTGCTTGGCGCCTCGATCAGCCTGTCGGCCATCAGCGGCGCCGGTGTCTGGTTGATCGCCGGTATTGCCATTGTCGTTGTGCTGTCGATCGCAGCGACCTATGTCGTCGGGCGGCTGCTTGGCCTGCCGCCGAAGCTGGCCACGCTCATTGCCTGCGGTAATTCCATCTGCGGCAATTCGGCGATCGTCGCCGTTGCTCCGGTCATCGAGGCCGGTTCGGAGGAGATTGCCGCCGCCCTTGCCTTTACGGCCGTGCTTGGAATCGCCGCCGTCTTCCTGCTGCCGCTTCTTTATTTCCACGCCGGCATGAGCGTCCCGCAATATGGCGTGCTGGCCGGCCTGACCGTCTATGCCGTGCCGCAGGTTCTTGCCGCGACCGCGCCAGTCAGCACCCTTGCGGTGCAAACCGGAACCCTGGTCAAGCTCGTCCGTGTGCTGATGCTCGGGCCTGTCATTTTCCTTCTCGGCGTCATCACCAAGACCGAAACGGCTGGGATCGACAGCCGCACGGGCCGCCACCACTCACTGGTTCCCTGGTTTATCTGCGGCTTTTTGGGGCTGATGGCGTTGCGTTCTTTCGGCCTGATCCCGGACGCGCTGGTCGCGCCGATGGCGCTCGTCTCCAACATCCTCACGGTGATTGCTATGGCGGCGCTCGGCCTATCGGTGAACATCCGCTCCGTTGCCCATGCCGGCGGCCGGGTGATCACGGCAGCCACGCTGTCGCTGCTGACACTCGGCGTCATCAGCTATGGGCTGATTGCCGTCCTGCAAATCCGGTAG
- a CDS encoding phosphotransferase: MTVTPEDKIHALGIWRGSIEIAPLMGGITNRNYLVTDGGQHFVVRLGTDVPVHHISRANELAASKAAHAAGLSPAVIHYEPGVLVLDYIDAKPLAAEDIRDPMMLTRIVPLVRSCHQNVAKYFRGAAAIFWVFHVVRDYAAVLEEGESRHRALLPSLLDIAGRLEQAARPFDIAFGHNDLLAGNFLDDGKRLWLIDWDYAGFNTPLFDLGGLASNNEFSEGQETAMLEAYFEAPVGDELCRRYQAMKCASLLRETMWSMVSEIHSHIDFDYSAYTSENLTRFERTYQSFRNSFEVMR; this comes from the coding sequence ATGACCGTAACGCCCGAAGACAAGATACATGCTCTTGGCATTTGGCGCGGATCGATCGAGATCGCTCCGCTCATGGGCGGCATCACCAATCGCAATTACCTGGTCACCGACGGCGGCCAGCATTTTGTCGTCAGGTTGGGAACGGACGTTCCGGTTCACCATATCAGCCGTGCCAACGAGCTTGCCGCGAGCAAGGCCGCGCATGCGGCGGGGTTGTCGCCCGCTGTCATTCACTATGAGCCGGGTGTCCTTGTGCTGGATTACATCGACGCCAAACCGCTTGCAGCGGAGGATATTCGCGACCCCATGATGCTGACGCGGATTGTACCGCTTGTCCGTTCCTGCCACCAGAATGTTGCGAAGTATTTTCGCGGTGCTGCCGCGATTTTCTGGGTTTTCCATGTCGTGCGCGACTATGCAGCCGTTCTCGAGGAAGGCGAGAGTCGGCACAGAGCATTGCTGCCTTCCCTCCTCGATATTGCGGGGCGACTGGAGCAGGCCGCCAGGCCTTTCGATATCGCTTTCGGCCATAACGATCTGCTGGCGGGCAATTTTCTCGACGATGGAAAAAGGCTCTGGCTGATCGATTGGGATTATGCGGGTTTCAATACGCCGCTCTTCGATCTCGGTGGTCTTGCCTCCAACAATGAATTCTCCGAGGGCCAGGAAACGGCGATGCTGGAAGCCTATTTCGAGGCGCCGGTGGGTGATGAACTATGTCGGCGCTATCAGGCAATGAAATGCGCCTCGCTGTTGCGCGAGACGATGTGGAGCATGGTTTCGGAAATCCATTCCCATATTGATTTCGATTATTCAGCCTATACGAGCGAAAATCTGACGCGATTTGAACGCACCTATCAATCATTCCGGAATTCTTTTGAGGTGATGCGATGA